Genomic segment of Canis aureus isolate CA01 chromosome 16, VMU_Caureus_v.1.0, whole genome shotgun sequence:
gggtggctcagtcggttaagcatccaactcttgatttcagctcaggtcatgatctcaggtggtgagatcaagctctatgctgggcatggaacctggttaagattctctccctctccctcttcctttccctgcctccctctcttaaaaaaaaaaaaaaaaaatcctagtaaTCTTATCACAAGATCcagtgactttttcttttcccagttcACTTAACTTCTCTCCTGGATTTTATAATATTAACTATAAAACTTCCTCCTTAAAACTCcttaggggatccttgggtggctcagtggttcggtgcctgccttcggcccagggcctgatcctggggtcctaagatcgagtcccacatcgggctccctgcatggggcctgcttctccctctgcctgggtctctgcctctctctctctctctctctgtctctaatgaataaatagataaaatcttaaaaaaaaaaaaacaaaaccactcctCCTTAGTCTCTGAACTTTTCTTCTCCAGTGGTTGCATCTCaagctctctctcctctgtcctcacTCATATATTTCTCTTTGGGCAATTTCAGTTACTCTTGTGATTTGCTACTTCTTTGACGCTAATGACTCAAATCTGTAGCCTAGCTTCTCTTCCAGGCTGCAGACTGATTAGTAGACATCCGCATCTGCATTCCCATGTGTACCTCAAGCTCAACATCTCCATACCCTAGGGCATTCATTATCTTTCCTTTAGAAGTTGGGCTCTTACTGCCCACATACTGTCAAACATAatgatctgctttttttttttttttttatgataggcacacagtgagagagacaggcagagacataggcagagggagagggagaagcaggctccatgcaccgggagcccgacgtgggacttgatcccgggtctccaggatcgcgccctgggccaaaggcaggcgctaaaccgctgcgccacccagggatcccctgatctgCTTAATTTACCTCCTAAttatctcttctctttccatcttcACTGTCATTGGCTTAGTTCTGGCTCTTGTCCTCTCTTACCTGAATTGTTTCAGGTCCTCTAGTTTCCCTGCCTTGACTCTTGTAAGTCTATCGTATCTATCCTCCACACTGCTGTATTTAGAAAGTCAtctgatggggcacctggctggctcagttggtagaacatgcatctcttgatctcaggagttcaagccccacgttgggtatagaaattacttaaataataaattaaaaataatataagtcaTCTGACTACTCCTCACCTACTTAACATTTTCAGTGGTTTCACattatcttaaagaaaaaaattttaagttttttagcactgaataacaGAATTTCTTAAGATCTGAGCCCTGCCTGCTTTCCATACCCATTCATTATTTCTTCTACCCTACCTACCCCCTACcccctccttctccatcttctgCTTCAACTATCGTGAGCAGCTTGTTGTACCCATGGTATTTCATACATCTGAATGTGCTACTTTATTAATGTGGATTCATCGTGGATCATATCACATCATACTGTGAGTAAGTTTTATCTCTTCCACTAGTCCATCTAGGACTAGATTGATGTTGTCCATCTCTGTGTTCCCAGCACAGTATATGGCACATTGTAAGCTCTCAACAGATGTTTGTAGACCTGACCCAGTGATCATTTTAGCCCACATTGATTCATCCTGCTTAGCAGAATGCTAGGCATTATTAACCATCTGCATAGACTTGCTGCTGCCCACTTTAatttctaagcaaaaaaaaaaaaaatttctaagcaATAGGACAGATCTTTCTATCCTCAACTTTtgtctccctcagcctgtgtctctgcctctctctctctctgtgtctctcatgaataaataaataaaatcttaaaaaaagaaaaagaaaattttatcaacttttggatttctttttctttctttttttttttacctataaatTTGTACTCTGAAATAACCCAAATaagatatatgaaatatttttcttttggtctttttcttccctctagtTTCAATTGCCCGGGCTGTCCTTGTTGATATGGAACCAAAAGTTATCAATCAAACACTATCAAAGGCTGCCCAGTCTGGCCAATGGAAATATGCCCAGCATTCGTGCTTCTGTCAAAAAGAAGGTTCTGGAAACAACTGGGCCTATGGGTAAGAGTAATTCCTCATGATTTTTAGTTTAGATACAGCTACCTGGACAGCAAAGTTACAGGTATACTGTTTATATACCAAGCATATAATCTtgaaattgctattttaaaatttagagggTGACTTTACCAGAAGATCTTCTTCATTCCATTTCATACATGTCTGTGCTTCAGGTCCAGGTAATGATAAAACCAAAGCTCTCTTGCAACAGGGGTTTCCACTTCTTCCTTGTCATTCTGCCAACTAACTTATTATCAAAAcaatatctttatctttatctggCAGGTATTCTAGCAAATAGGGAACACAGCAAGGCAGTAGTACATCCTGGGGTTCTTTGGAAAATTCCAAAGCCTGAGTCTTActtccagaaattctgatttaagtGGTTTATGGTGAAGCCTGGATCTTgggattttttaaagcttccctcagtgattctaatgtgcagccaagtttgagaaccactgctgtaggagtattattatgaatattgaatattatttTGCACCATAAACTTGCAGAACATCCTGGTATTGAAGTCTTCAATTATAGGAATGGCctagaaaagagaattttctgTACCCAGCAGTCCTATTCacctcttaaatatatttaacttgtatattttaaattttaaatttaatctatCAAGGcacctgtatctctcatgagagTTAATTCACATCCATGGGTTTAAAAAACCTTATCTATCCTATATCTTCCTCTCTGCATTGCCTCTTTCTGAGTAAACTGAAAggtgtttgtgtttgtttcttttgtattgCATAGTTACTCTGTTCATGGACCCAGGCACGAAGAATCTATAATGAACCTCATCCAGAAGGAAGTAGAGAAATGTGACTCTTTGAGTGGTTTTTTCATCATAATGAGTATGGCTGGGGGCACAGGATCAGGGCTAGGAGCCTTCGTTACACAGAATTTACAAGATCAGTACTCAAACTCTTTGAAAATGAATCAGATTATATGGCCTTATGGAACTGGTGAGGTATGAACATattaattgaaaattttatattttgagggtgcctggctggctcagtcagaaaagcacaagactattgatctcagggttgtgagttcaagccccacaggggtgtagagattacttaaataaataaaacttctaaaaaaagagaaaattttaggggcagcccgggtgtctcagaggtttagcgccaccttcagtccaggacctgatcctggagacccagaatcgagtcccatatcaggctccctgcatggagcctgcttctccctctgcctgtgtctctgcctctctctctctctctctctctctctctctctcgaataaataaataaaatcttaaaaaaagagagagaaaattttatattttgtatttgcaGTGAAATAAATATAGGTAAAAAATTGATCTCCCCCTTTCTTTGGAATGTCAAGTTACTACATCAGGAGTCATTCACTATATAATATGGCACTTTTGTGAACAATTCATTCAACTTTGATTAAACTTTTCCAAACACATGAGGtgtccttgttttaaaaaattccaaagaaggggcacctgggtggtcagtggttgagcacctgcctttggctcagggtatgatcctggtatcttgggatcaagttccacatcaggcttcccacagggagcctgcttctctctcctcctgtgtctctgcctctctctctctctctctctctctctgtctgtcataaataaataaataattaaataattaaataaatatttaaaaaaatttctgaagaaGACAATTGTGCATCTTCTCTCAGGAACCCATTCCTGGGTTAGTCCTGGTGACTATAGCATGTAAAAGACGGACCTTGACATCATGTTGGGGTTCATCATGCCACTGCCAACCTTCCAAGAATTTACCTTTCTTTCCATTTGGAGGAAATTTCTATATAGGACAATTTCCTGTTGATCAGCcttgtaagaaaaataataaaacagaagtgAGTTAAGTACTATAGGAAATCCTGTAGAAGAAAGTGTGATAGCAATAGTCACTATTTATTGAGACTTTACTATATATAggacactgttctaagtgctttacttgCATTCTATCATTAATCCTTACAACTCTAGGAACTAGTAGAATTTTATCCCTGCTGTACAAGTGAGAACATTGAAGCATGGAGAGATTACATGATTCATCCCAAATCATACAGCTAGAAAGTGACagacctgggatttgaacccaggcaggaTGCCTTTAGAATCTACCCTCCTAACTGCtcttttctcttgcctttctttttttctgacccCTTTCTCTCCAGGTTATTGTTCAGAACTACAACTCCGTTTTGACTCTTTCTCACTTATACCGATCTTCAGATGCCCTACTTGTTCATGAAAATGATGCCATTCATAAGATCTGCGCGAAACGGATGAACATCAAGCAGATCTCCTTTAGTGATATAAACCAAGTCCTTGCGCATCAGTTGGGAAGTGTGTTCCAGCCTACTTATTCTGTGGAAGGTTCATGTCACTACAGAAGAAATCCAttaggtatttgtccttttgtacaTAATTTGTAGGAAAGTCTTACGTTCTGAACGCCTCAACGTTATTCCCCACTGGGTCCTCCTCTCTGtccagaagcaggcagagggagaagcaggctccatgcagggagcccgacacgggactcgatcccaggtctctaggatcacaccctgggccgaaggcagcgctaaacggctgagccaccccgggccgCCCTTTtacagcaacttttttttttttttacagcaactttgacatataattcatataccatacaattcactcatttaaagtatacagttctatttttagcatattcacagagttgtgcagtcATTTTTATCACCCCATAAAGAAacccatcattctttttttagattatttgtcAAGTGGTGCCTTATCAATTTAAATCTTCTAGAtgagggatgactgggtggcttagcaggtaagcgcctgcctttggcccagggcgtgatcttggaatcccagaatcgagtcccacatcaggctccctgcatggagcctgcttctctctctgcctatgtctctgcctctctctctctgtctctcatgaataaataaataaaaatttaaaaataaataaagtaaatcttcTAGATGCAAATGACTCTATAATGTAGACTCTCCTCAATACTAATCTCCTTCCCAAATAATTGCCTATCTCAACTTTCTTAATTGCTTCCTGcttctttaaatttatattgttCTAAATGGATCCATCTTTTTTCCCTGCCGTATCTCCCCAGCTCCCTCTTCCTCAATTTCTATCACCTGGATTTTTCTCCCTGTCTTCATATCTCATTAGTATGTCCAGACCTGTTGGTGCCATCCCTGCCATCTGCCtaccttcttcccctccttcccgGTCTATCTGACATTGGCTCAGGTTGTCAGTATCTCAACAAATACTGCATACTCTCCCTGAATACAAAGCAAACTAGCctctttctattctctctctctttcataaaacAGAGATAACATAAAATTGACATTGCTGTCTTAAAAGGTGGTCCTAACCCTGCATTCCTTCCTGTTGCCTGCCTCTTCCCCCTATATCCATCTTGCACACTGATTGCAAAAGAGCCTCCCCAATGCACAGATCTAATACTTGTACTTTCATGTTCATCCTGTGCCCAGATTTGTCAGAATTCCTTAGCCTGGCCTCCACCTAATGCCCTGAACCCTAACTTTCTGGCTTCATTACCTACTGCCGCCTCTGCATGGATCCCCACCTACTTTTCATCCTATCTCCACTGTCTTTCTTCAGTCTGTCTTTCCAGCCCTAAACCCTTTGCTTAATGTTCTTTCTCCTTAGTAATcgcttcctccttccctttatCACCTCTTTTGAAACTTTACTTGTCCTTCAGTGTCCAATTCAagtgatgatttttctttttttttttttttcttttttttttttttttttaatttttattcatgataggcacacagtgagagagagagaggcagagacacaggcagagggagaagcaggctccatgcaccgggagcctgatgtgggattcgatcccggatctccaggatcgcgccctgggccaaaggcaggcgccaaaccgctgcgccacccagggatcccaagtgatGATTTTTCTATAAAGCTTTCCTACCTAGGCCTTAACCTAACCCTCTTTTCTCTGAACTTTATGACATTCTCTATCTCTTTTGTGTCACTTAGTATTTTGtacctttatttttaagtgtgtttGCTTATCTTTAAAAGTAACACACGGGGATATCTAggtgggtcagtcggttaagtgtctggctttggctcaggtcatgatcctagggtcctgggattgagccccgcatcaggttctctgctcagcagggagtccgcttctccctctctgtctgcctctcccccctgctcgtgctcacactctctcttgctctctctctctctctctccttcaaattaaaaacaaataagtaacacacacacacacacacacacacctattcaAGGAGTGCAAAAGAATATGCAATCAAAAATAAGTGTCCTCCTCACCCTTTCCCAGATGCTACCACTGTAAACTAACACCATGTGTTTCCTTAGAGGGGAATACTGTCATGTACATATTATGTAGTCCCACTCATTTTCAGCTTCCTTAGAGACCTGTGTCTTGTTAATTTCTGTCTATGTCATAGTACTTACCATATTGCACATCTGTTTACTCAACCAATATTTCTTGACTTCCTGCTATGTGCCAATCACTATGCTAAATGTTGGGGATCCAGTGGGAGCCAATGCAGGCATTGTGTTCACTGTGAAATGTGAAAGAGAAACATTAAGCAAATAAAGCACACCAAGAACATATAATTAAAAActgagttaagaaaaaaaaaaaaaagaaactgagttaAGTGCTCCAAAGGATAAAAGTACAGTTTCAAGAGAATGTGTCACAAAGGAATCAAACTTAGGCTGAAGGGGACAGAAAAGGCTGCCCTGAGGACATAACACTTGAGCCGAGAGCTGGACAAGGACTCGGAAATGACTGGCCCAAGGGAGGGAGGAGCCAGTAGCACGTGCAGAGGTAATAGCATGTACAGAGGCCTTGCAGCAGAAGGAAGCCTGGCACGTCCAACAAAGAGAAGTCCAGTGGCACTGGAGCACAGAGAATGGTGTAAGGGGTGGGTGGCTGAAATCTGAGGCTAAAGTGGTAAGCAGGGACAGGCCTTGCAGGTCCTCGTGAGCTGTTGAGAGGCCTTTCCCAAAGAATGGGGGAAAGCTGCTGGAAGATTTTAAGCAGGTTGGTGACATAATcacttttacttttgaaaaatccACTGGACTGCCTGTGCATAGCTGATTGGAGGCTGAGTCTGCAGGCTAATCTAGTCATTCCTCAATGGACCTTACTGAGAAAGTAAAGGTATTTAGCCACACAGGAGCTCTCTCTACAGCCTCACTATGTTTGCAAACCTTACTTTGCTGTCTGGGCTCACCTTTGCATTTCACCTGGTATCACAGTGGGAGAAGTGTCCTGTTCCTATCAAAAGCCAATCTTGCTTGGCTTCTGGGTCCCATTCCCTGTACTTTCTCagggacttaatttttttttttttttttttttttttaagattttatttgggcagcgcgggtggctcagcggtttagtgccgccttcagctcagggcctgatcctgaagcccggtgatcaagtcccacatcaggctccttatttatttattcatgagagacagagagagagaggcagagacacaggcagagggagaagcaggctccatgcagggaggccgatgtggaactcgatcctcggtcttcaggatcaggccctgagctgaaggcggcactaaaccgctgagccacccatggatccccgaCTTAATTCTTTACTCATCTTTTGTCCTTTCATGCATCTTTCCTGGATTGTTGCCATGACATCTACTCTCTGGCACCTCTCACACTCAAAATACTCTCTTTTGACCTCACCTCTAGTGATTGAACCCATTTCTCTGTTATTCTTTAGAACAATGCAAGGGGTGTCTGTCCTTGCTATCCTCCggtcttcctcatttctttactCTTCAACCCACTCTGCCCTAGTTTCTCCCCTACCACTCTTCTGAAATTGCTTTTTACAAGTCACAAGCATGTCCACATTGCCAGATTCAGTGACACTTTGCTGTCCTCATTTCTATCAGCCTATCAGTAGAAATTGGCATGGTTGACCTTTGTCTTCCAAatcttccctttgttttttgtgACCTTCCTCTCCTGATTTCCCTTCTATCTCACTGACtacttcttttattcctttctttcctcctcttctggcCTGTTCCCAAGCTCGAAATGCTAGTCTTGGACCCTCTCTCTAATAACTGGCTCAGTTCCATGATTCTAAACACCATTTGTATTCTCTAACCTACTGGTTTATCTCCAATTCCAACCAATTCCCTGAGCTCCAGGTTTCTATATCCAGCAGCCTTTCTGCATGATATCTGTCTGTATACATTTCGTGGTCATCTTCTACATAATATGTCTAAAACAGCTTTCCCCCATAagcttgtttctttttcactCCCTCAGTTGCTCAGTTTTAAAACCTTAGATCCAGGGCTCTAAGAAGCCtaccggggcgggggggaggggggggaaggaTTCTAAAATCTTAGGTCCAGATTTCTTGCAGTAAAGTCTACCATTGCCTCAGTTGTATGTGGTTCATCTTCTGTCTTCCAGATTCCCTTCTCTCTTGTCGTTCTCCCTCATTCACCAGCACAGCCTCAGGGGCCTCATTACTTGTCCTACAGCCCAGCTCATTCTCACCAGGGTGTCTGTTCTTGCAGTCCTCATGAACTTCCTGCTCCTTTGACCGGGAATGTTTTCAAAGCCACTTCCCTTCCATTTTTCCAGTCTCAGGTCGCTGTGAGTTCCTTAACATGGCTTTTCATGATGAGTGTCTATAATATCATCTCGTTTGTTTCCTTCCCAGCTTTTATTATTCTCTGACATCGTTCTGTtcatttattaccatttttattctttgtttctaacTACTAGAATACAGGCTCTCTGAAGGCAAGGCCTTGTCAGCCTCGCTCATCACTATGTCCCTTGTCCTCAGAACAGTACCTCTCATATAATCAGTCCTTGCTAAGTGGGACTAAACAAATAGAGCTAAAGAGGATGGATTTGGGAGAGTTTGGGGCTGGGGTAAAATGCAAAGATCTAGGTGATGGATTAGATctgaaaaataacagaaagggtGGTACAGAGCACAATTCAAGGGGCCCTGGTTTACATAACAGTGTAGATTGTTCACTAGACCCTATTTACTAGAGTTGGGAACAGTGAAAAAGGATCTGGTTTGTGGAGCACAGTACAGGGTAGGGAAAGAGGTGGGTCTTAGACATCTTAAGTGTGAAGTGCCTTTGCCATATCTAAATGGAAATGTCATATGAGAAGTTAGCTGGAGGATAGCTTACCTGGTCTTCCCACTTCAACCTTTGCCATCCTGTGGGATGGCCTTTTCTTAAGTATAACGACCAGACTGAACTCTGGCTTTACTTGTCTAAAAGGTTAAATCCTATTAGATCCTGTTATTCTCCTACTCAAAACCTttaagaggggcagcccgggtggctcagtggtttagcgctgctttcagcccagggcgtgatcctggagacctaggatcgagtcccacgtcaggttccctgcatgaagcctgcttctccctctgcctgtgtctctgcctctctctataagtctctctcatgaataaataaataaaatctattaaaaaaaaaacaaaaaaacctttaagaGGTTTCCCATCTTACCCAGAGTTAAAACCAGTGTTCTTAGAATCACATGTAAGACTGCTCTGCCTGGCTTCCCACTGCTTTCTTGATCTTATATCCTCTTACTCACTCTCTTCCCGCCACATTGGCCTCCATGGTGTTTCTCAGATATGTCTGTTGTGCTCCAGAGTCTTTGCCCCGAGTGACCCAAGATATCCACATGGCTCCACTCAGGTGTTTGAGGAGATGGCACCTTTACCACAAAGCATCAGCATTGGTGGGCATCGGTGTTTGACATCTAAATTCTGAGTGGTCCAATCTGTGATATGGGGTGACTTTCTACAGCTGTACTTTAACAGGCACAGAGAATGTGAGGAGTGGGGCTGATCCAAGATTGGATTTTCACTAGAAAGATTTGATGAAGAGACAAGGGCAGGTAACTGGGTAAGAAGAGAAGTAAAGCAAGGGGAATACTAATGGACTGAGAAGTCAGGAGGTCCATGGATTAGTTTGTCTTAGTCCATTTAAGCTGCTGTAACCAAAGTGTTATATATTAGGTGACTtatataaacaacataaatttatttctcatggttctggaggctggaaagtccaagatcaaggcactggtAGTAGTCTGGTAAGGGCCTGTTTCCTGGTTCTCAGATGACCATCTTCTCATTGCGTCCTCACATGGCAGGAAGAGCTAGAGAGCTCTGTCAGGccccttttataagggcactaatcccatttatgagggctccacccttacCATACCATCACCTCAGGGGTTAGGATTTGcatatatgaatttgaggggggAACAAACCTTTAGTCCATAACAGGATCTCAACAAGGTcccagaatggttaaaatgagaGTAGGTGAACAAGAAGGCTAGAGATAAAAGCAGATTATGACAGTTAATAATTCATGTATTTTTACTCAGGCTATGTTTGTTGACTGTTATTTAATTGTGCTATGCAATAAATTCAACTCTAggtattttacaaaaaaaaacctcttatgTTTAGAGGAAACTCCATTAGCCATAAGATCAATTTGTGCAGCACTTTGTAGATGTTTGTGTCAAAATCTGCTTTTCCTTAGGATATAGGATATGAGTTTGTACTgttataaaatttacatttcatgttgttatagtaatatatttttctctctctagtttttttctatgaatatataaaacagcTCTGAGTGCAGAACAAATTAGCCTTTCTCCATAATCCTGTTTCATTACAAATATAAGTTTCTAAAGATAGGCATATTCTTGTCTTCAGGAATCACTAATCTTGTCTTTTTCCCTAGTAGAATTTGATTTAAAAGATTCTAATTATCATTTAACTAGATAAAATAAGAGAGCTaggaaaatttcttaaaaaaaatattttatttacttttgagagaGATCAAGCACGagcaagggaagaggcagagggagactccgcggagcagggagctcaatgtggggctcaatcctaggactctgggattgtgacctgagctgaaggcagctgagccacccatgcgcccctaggaaaatttctaaaggaatattTAGTGACTATAGAATGATGATAAAAGCATATTAGCTCTCATGCTTACTTTATTTTCCTGAAGTGtagctaaatattttattcatgtttccagttttagtttctaaattcttgtttcctttttggcAAAGTGTCTTTTTTCACTCATGCTAAAATAGGGGCCAAAATATGTGATCTGACATAGACATtgtctccaaatttttatttacattttttattttaagcaatttgGCCTTGGAGGAGAAAATATGTTTGGCCCCCAAACCATCAAACCATAGTTGTATATGAGCCAATGGAAACATGGAATTTAAGTCTAgttcagggtggctcagtcggttaaggggtctgtctttggctcaggtcatgatctctgggtcctgggattgagccctgcttaggactctctgctcagcagggagcctgcttctccctctgcctctcttcctgcttgtgtgctttttctctctgtgtcaaataaataaacaaaatcttttaaaatatatatattttttaaaagtttagttcagatttttttctttacaggaGACTTAATGGAGAATTTAGTTCCCCATCCTGAATTCAAGATGCTGGGTATTCGTAACATTCCTCAAATGTCTGAGAACTCACTGACATACAGCACGTTTACTTGGGCTGGCCTCCTCAAACATCTGAGACAGATGCTCATTTCTAATTCAAAAATGGAAGAAGGTAaggggtattttaaaaatatgcaagcCACAACCTGGGAAAGGTGCCTATACTGGAATTCTCAGTATAAACTTGCTTGGGCCAGTCGAAATAATGGTGCCTTCTTCTGGTCAGAGAAGCTCCTACAAAAACCCACTAAGACATCCCAGGAGGGCTTCTTAATCACTTTACAGTTTCATTTcccaaagtgaaaaaaattcagaggagcatgacattttttttaaggtttgtttgtttgtttgtttgtttgtttgtttttagtaatctctacacccaacatgaggctcaagcTCActaccccgagatcaagagttgcaagccagctgcccctattttatttattttatttttttcaaagtaatacATGaccataccttttaaaaaatcatttttttaaaaaagccaagaaATTGTCCAATATGAATTTATAATGAGGAAAAGAGCAGTTCCCTGTCTTACACTTCCTCACTGCCCAGATGAAACTGCTTTCCATATTTCTAAGTATCTTGCTTATGCTGTTACTTATTTTccggtttatttattttttattttttaaaaactatttatttatttattcaagagagacacagagaggcagagacatgagcagagggagatgcaggctccctctggggagcctgatacaggactcgatccc
This window contains:
- the TUBD1 gene encoding tubulin delta chain isoform X3; the encoded protein is MSVVTVQLGQCGNQIGFEVFDALYSDSHCPQGLCSERENEAYQASSKERFFSEEENGVSIARAVLVDMEPKVINQTLSKAAQSGQWKYAQHSCFCQKEGSGNNWAYGYSVHGPRHEESIMNLIQKEVEKCDSLSGFFIIMSMAGGTGSGLGAFVTQNLQDQYSNSLKMNQIIWPYGTGEVIVQNYNSVLTLSHLYRSSDALLVHENDAIHKICAKRMNIKQISFSDINQVLAHQLGSVFQPTYSVEGSCHYRRNPLGDLMENLVPHPEFKMLGIRNIPQMSENSLTYSTFTWAGLLKHLRQMLISNSKMEEGINWQVRPPLPGLPTLGKVSLNRELHFNTSIANLVILRGKDVHSADLGGFKDPALYTSWLEPIDAFNVWKTQRAFSKYEKSAALVSNSQFLLKPLDTIVGKAWNMFASKHQKIGSVFL
- the TUBD1 gene encoding tubulin delta chain isoform X2; amino-acid sequence: MSVVTVQLGQCGNQIGFEVFDALYSDSHCPQGLCSERENEAYQASSKERFFSEEENGVSIARAVLVDMEPKVINQTLSKAAQSGQWKYAQHSCFCQKEGSGNNWAYGYSVHGPRHEESIMNLIQKEVEKCDSLSGFFIIMSMAGGTGSGLGAFVTQNLQDQYSNSLKMNQIIWPYGTGEVIVQNYNSVLTLSHLYRSSDALLVHENDAIHKICAKRMNIKQISFSDINQVLAHQLGSVFQPTYSVEGSCHYRRNPLGDLMENLVPHPEFKMLGIRNIPQMSENSLTYSTFTWAGLLKHLRQMLISNSKMEEGINWQVRPPLPGLPTLGKVSLNRELHFNTSIANLVILRGKDVHSADLGGFKDPALYTSWLEPIDAFNVWKTQRAFSKYEKSAALVSNSQFLLKPLDTIVGKAWNMFASKAYIHQYTKFGIEEEDFLDSFTLLEQVVASYCNL
- the TUBD1 gene encoding tubulin delta chain isoform X1; the encoded protein is MSVVTVQLGQCGNQIGFEVFDALYSDSHCPQGLCSERENEAYQASSKERFFSEEENGVSIARAVLVDMEPKVINQTLSKAAQSGQWKYAQHSCFCQKEGSGNNWAYGYSVHGPRHEESIMNLIQKEVEKCDSLSGFFIIMSMAGGTGSGLGAFVTQNLQDQYSNSLKMNQIIWPYGTGEVIVQNYNSVLTLSHLYRSSDALLVHENDAIHKICAKRMNIKQISFSDINQVLAHQLGSVFQPTYSVEGSCHYRRNPLGDLMENLVPHPEFKMLGIRNIPQMSENSLTYSTFTWAGLLKHLRQMLISNSKMEEGINWQVRPPLPGLPTLGKVSLNRELHFNTSIANLVILRGKDVHSADLGGFKDPALYTSWLEPIDAFNVWKTQRAFSKYEKSAALVSNSQFLLKPLDTIVGKAWNMFASKAYIHQYTKFGIEEEDFLDSFTLLEQASENWISFSLRS
- the TUBD1 gene encoding tubulin delta chain isoform X6 is translated as MEPKVINQTLSKAAQSGQWKYAQHSCFCQKEGSGNNWAYGYSVHGPRHEESIMNLIQKEVEKCDSLSGFFIIMSMAGGTGSGLGAFVTQNLQDQYSNSLKMNQIIWPYGTGEVIVQNYNSVLTLSHLYRSSDALLVHENDAIHKICAKRMNIKQISFSDINQVLAHQLGSVFQPTYSVEGSCHYRRNPLGDLMENLVPHPEFKMLGIRNIPQMSENSLTYSTFTWAGLLKHLRQMLISNSKMEEGINWQVRPPLPGLPTLGKVSLNRELHFNTSIANLVILRGKDVHSADLGGFKDPALYTSWLEPIDAFNVWKTQRAFSKYEKSAALVSNSQFLLKPLDTIVGKAWNMFASKAYIHQYTKFGIEEEDFLDSFTLLEQASENWISFSLRS
- the TUBD1 gene encoding tubulin delta chain isoform X5, with product MSVVTVQLGQCGNQIGFEVFDALYSDSHCPQGLCSERENEAYQASSKERFFSEEENGVSIARAVLVDMEPKVINQTLSKAAQSGQWKYAQHSCFCQKEGSGNNWAYGYSVHGPRHEESIMNLIQKEVEKCDSLSGFFIIMSMAGGTGSGLGAFVTQNLQDQYSNSLKMNQIIWPYGTGEVIVQNYNSVLTLSHLYRSSDALLVHENDAIHKICAKRMNIKQISFSDINQVLAHQLGSVFQPTYSVEGSCHYRRNPLGINWQVRPPLPGLPTLGKVSLNRELHFNTSIANLVILRGKDVHSADLGGFKDPALYTSWLEPIDAFNVWKTQRAFSKYEKSAALVSNSQFLLKPLDTIVGKAWNMFASKAYIHQYTKFGIEEEDFLDSFTLLEQVVASYCNL